A region of Rahnella aceris DNA encodes the following proteins:
- a CDS encoding ECs_2282 family putative zinc-binding protein, producing the protein MDIKTVLENLSCSACRCEFFIYPKNFNVETNFAEFSCASCGHEVTKSELLELLQTCEFKKPKKLITSML; encoded by the coding sequence ATGGATATTAAGACAGTTCTGGAGAATTTGAGCTGCTCAGCTTGCCGATGCGAATTTTTCATATACCCAAAAAACTTTAATGTCGAAACAAACTTCGCTGAGTTTAGTTGCGCATCTTGCGGCCATGAAGTTACCAAAAGCGAACTTCTCGAGCTATTGCAAACTTGTGAGTTTAAAAAGCCGAAGAAACTGATCACATCCATGTTGTAG